A genomic region of Salvelinus namaycush isolate Seneca chromosome 7, SaNama_1.0, whole genome shotgun sequence contains the following coding sequences:
- the zrsr2 gene encoding U2 small nuclear ribonucleoprotein auxiliary factor 35 kDa subunit-related protein 2 isoform X2 produces MVFCKMAASIPSAVSAPSLGQKRRASLKKKERRKRKRQALAKAQIRESGENGDDSPPEQDDDDDDEEERKAEEERRRQDQEWLERERLAQQEFRLRWEREEAARKRQEEEEARIKQEWEAQQRREEEEKEQKQQEKRDREEAVQKMLDQAESQLENGGPWRNPEAPDFGTEQDRANCPFFLKTGACRFGDRCSRKHVHPPSSPTLMIRGMFATFGMDQRSRDDYDTDACLEHSEEEVQQQFVDFYEDVLPEFRTAGKVVQFKVSCNFEPHLRGNVYVQFDKEEQCREGFMMFNGRWYAGKQLQCEFSPVTRWKTAICGLFDRQKCPKGKHCNFLHVYRNPGNEFWEADRDLHMSPDRGGGGTGSFAGGRFSERSNRSSWTERSQSRRGERSRRSRSRESRIAQRRASVQSDRSWTSRTSTRPRSRSRDRDRRDRSRDRRDRDGDRGRSRDRDRRDGSRDRDGSKRGGWKGSPTEASRGRSRSASLGESSKRKRQWSRSPGESSKRQGSRSPGESSKRQGSRSPGRTSKKEKQPADDSSATAPTRHKHSKKSKKKKSKRRKPKKDKKSQSPGGQSSSAESGKESWDEVKPSPNLDVDSSTRTPHDVDNTTQETARVNAILSLMLSEPLDNANAVTSDIQTQVKEEAEDPCPPIVPSPSPGDVDIAQTPGATDNSTPEANALSPDLHSIFLKQEYPSLPSVPEEECEQDSPDDDEP; encoded by the exons ATGGTTTTCTGCAAAATGGCAGCATCAATACCTTCTGCGGTGTCCGCACCCTCATTGGG TCAAAAACGCAGGGCATCTTtgaagaagaaagaaagaagaaaacgAAAACGCCAAGCTCTCGCCAAAGCCCAAATCAGAGAATCTGGTG AAAATGGAGATGATTCTCCACCAGAacaagatgatgatgatgatgatgaagaggaaagGAAGGCTGAGGAAGAAAG acGGCGACAAGACCAGGAGTGGCTGGAGAGGGAGAGGCTTGCCCAGCAGGAATTCAGACTCCGGTGGGAGAGGGAAGAAGCTGCAAggaagagacaggaggaagaggag GCGAGGATAAAGCAGGAATGGGAGGcccagcagaggagagaggaagaggagaaggagcagaagcaacaggagaagagagacagagag GAAGCTGTACAGAAAATGTTGGACCAGGCTGAGAGTCAG CTGGAGAATGGGGGTCCCTGGAGAAACCCTGAGGCTCCAGATTTTGGTACGGAGCAAGACCGGGCTAACTGCCCCTTCTTCCTCAAAACTGGAGCCTGCCGCTTTGGCGACAG GTGCTCTCGTAAGCATGTCCACCCCCCGTCCAGCCCTACTCTGATGATCCGGGGGATGTTTGCGACTTTCGGCATGGACCAGAGGTCACGGGACGACTACGATACAGACGCCTGTCTGGAGCACAGCGAGGAGGAGGTGCAACAGCAGTTTGTGGATTTCTACGAGGACGTACTTCCTGAGTTCAGGACTGCTGGCAAGGTGGTGCAGTTTAAG GTCAGCTGCAACTTTGAGCCACATTTGAGAGGAAATGTTTATGTCCAGTTTGACAA AGAGGAGCAGTGCAGAGAGGGCTTCATGATGTTCAATGGAAGATGGTACGCTGGTAAACAGCTCCAGTGTGAGTTCTCTCCTGTCACCAGATGGAAGACTGCTATATGTG GTTTGTTCGACCGACAGAAGTGTCCAAAAGGAAAGCACTGCAACTTCCTGCACGTGTACCGTAACCCTGGAAATGAGTTCTGGGAGGCGGACAGGGACCTGCACATGTCCCCCGACCGGGGAGGAGGGGGTACCGGGTCTTTCGCTGGGGGCCGGTTCTCTGAGAGGAGTAACCGCTCCTCCTGGACCGAGAGGTCACAGAGCCGACGGggggagaggagcaggaggagtagGAGCAGGGAAAGCAGAATAGCCCAAAGGAGAGCCAGTGTTCAGAGTGACAGATCCTGGACCAGTCGTACCAGCACAAGACCCAGGTCGAGGAGTAGGGACAgagataggagagacaggagCAGAGATAGGAGGgacagagatggggacagaggcaggagcagggacagagacaggcgGGATGGGAGTAGAGACCGAGATGGGAGCAAGAGGGGGGGGTGGAAGGGTTCACCCACAGAGGCTAGTAGGGGGAGATCCAGGTCAGCCAGCCTCGGAGAGTCCTCCAAAAGGAAGAGACAGTGGAGCAG GAGCCCTGGAGAGTCCTCTAAGAGACAGGGGAGCAGGAGCCCCGGAGAGTCCTCTAAGAGACAGGGGAGCAGGAGCCCCGGGAGAACATCCAAAAAAGAAAAGCAGCCAGCCGACGACAGCAGCGCCACAGCTCCAACACGCCACAAACACTCCAAAAAAAGCAAAAAGAAGAAGAGCAAGAGGAGGAAACCCAAGAAGGACAAAAAGAGCCAGTCGCCTGGGGGTCAGAGTTCATCTGCAGAGTCAGGGAAGGAGTCTTGGGACGAGGTGAAACCCTCTCCAAACCTTGATGTAGACAGCAGTACACGGACTCCTCATGATGTAGACAACACTACCCAGGAGACTGCTAGGGTAAATGCCATACTTAGTCTCATGTTGTCTGAGCCTCTTGATAATGCCAATGCAGTCACTTCAGACATACAGACCCAGGTCAAGGAGGAGGCTGAGGATCCCTGTCCACCTATTGTCCCCTCTCCTAGCCCTGGGGATGTGGACATCGCTCAGACTCCTGGGGCCACGGACAACAGTACTCCTGAGGCAAACGCACTCTCCCCAGACCTCCATAGTATCTTCCTCAAGCAGGAGTATCCCTCTCTACCCAGTGTGCCTGAAGAGGAATGTGAACAGGATTCCCCTGACGATGATGAACCATAG
- the zrsr2 gene encoding U2 small nuclear ribonucleoprotein auxiliary factor 35 kDa subunit-related protein 2 isoform X3 yields MLDQAESQLENGGPWRNPEAPDFGTEQDRANCPFFLKTGACRFGDRCSRKHVHPPSSPTLMIRGMFATFGMDQRSRDDYDTDACLEHSEEEVQQQFVDFYEDVLPEFRTAGKVVQFKVSCNFEPHLRGNVYVQFDKEEQCREGFMMFNGRWYAGKQLQCEFSPVTRWKTAICGLFDRQKCPKGKHCNFLHVYRNPGNEFWEADRDLHMSPDRGGGGTGSFAGGRFSERSNRSSWTERSQSRRGERSRRSRSRESRIAQRRASVQSDRSWTSRTSTRPRSRSRDRDRRDRSRDRRDRDGDRGRSRDRDRRDGSRDRDGSKRGGWKGSPTEASRGRSRSASLGESSKRKRQWSRSPGESSKRQGSRSPGESSKRKRQGSRSPGESSKRKRQGSRSPGESSKRQGSRSPGESSKRQGSRSPGESSKRQGSRSPGRTSKKEKQPADDSSATAPTRHKHSKKSKKKKSKRRKPKKDKKSQSPGGQSSSAESGKESWDEVKPSPNLDVDSSTRTPHDVDNTTQETARVNAILSLMLSEPLDNANAVTSDIQTQVKEEAEDPCPPIVPSPSPGDVDIAQTPGATDNSTPEANALSPDLHSIFLKQEYPSLPSVPEEECEQDSPDDDEP; encoded by the exons ATGTTGGACCAGGCTGAGAGTCAG CTGGAGAATGGGGGTCCCTGGAGAAACCCTGAGGCTCCAGATTTTGGTACGGAGCAAGACCGGGCTAACTGCCCCTTCTTCCTCAAAACTGGAGCCTGCCGCTTTGGCGACAG GTGCTCTCGTAAGCATGTCCACCCCCCGTCCAGCCCTACTCTGATGATCCGGGGGATGTTTGCGACTTTCGGCATGGACCAGAGGTCACGGGACGACTACGATACAGACGCCTGTCTGGAGCACAGCGAGGAGGAGGTGCAACAGCAGTTTGTGGATTTCTACGAGGACGTACTTCCTGAGTTCAGGACTGCTGGCAAGGTGGTGCAGTTTAAG GTCAGCTGCAACTTTGAGCCACATTTGAGAGGAAATGTTTATGTCCAGTTTGACAA AGAGGAGCAGTGCAGAGAGGGCTTCATGATGTTCAATGGAAGATGGTACGCTGGTAAACAGCTCCAGTGTGAGTTCTCTCCTGTCACCAGATGGAAGACTGCTATATGTG GTTTGTTCGACCGACAGAAGTGTCCAAAAGGAAAGCACTGCAACTTCCTGCACGTGTACCGTAACCCTGGAAATGAGTTCTGGGAGGCGGACAGGGACCTGCACATGTCCCCCGACCGGGGAGGAGGGGGTACCGGGTCTTTCGCTGGGGGCCGGTTCTCTGAGAGGAGTAACCGCTCCTCCTGGACCGAGAGGTCACAGAGCCGACGGggggagaggagcaggaggagtagGAGCAGGGAAAGCAGAATAGCCCAAAGGAGAGCCAGTGTTCAGAGTGACAGATCCTGGACCAGTCGTACCAGCACAAGACCCAGGTCGAGGAGTAGGGACAgagataggagagacaggagCAGAGATAGGAGGgacagagatggggacagaggcaggagcagggacagagacaggcgGGATGGGAGTAGAGACCGAGATGGGAGCAAGAGGGGGGGGTGGAAGGGTTCACCCACAGAGGCTAGTAGGGGGAGATCCAGGTCAGCCAGCCTCGGAGAGTCCTCCAAAAGGAAGAGACAGTGGAGCAGGAGCCCTGGAGAGTCCTCTAAGAGACAGGGGAGCAGGAGCCCTGGAGAGTCCTctaagaggaagagacaggggagCAGGAGCCCCGGAGAGTCCTCCAAAAGGAAGAGACAAGGGAGCAGGAGCCCTGGAGAGTCCTCTAAGAGACAGGGGAGCAGGAGCCCTGGAGAGTCCTCTAAGAGACAGGGGAGCAGGAGCCCCGGAGAGTCCTCTAAGAGACAGGGGAGCAGGAGCCCCGGGAGAACATCCAAAAAAGAAAAGCAGCCAGCCGACGACAGCAGCGCCACAGCTCCAACACGCCACAAACACTCCAAAAAAAGCAAAAAGAAGAAGAGCAAGAGGAGGAAACCCAAGAAGGACAAAAAGAGCCAGTCGCCTGGGGGTCAGAGTTCATCTGCAGAGTCAGGGAAGGAGTCTTGGGACGAGGTGAAACCCTCTCCAAACCTTGATGTAGACAGCAGTACACGGACTCCTCATGATGTAGACAACACTACCCAGGAGACTGCTAGGGTAAATGCCATACTTAGTCTCATGTTGTCTGAGCCTCTTGATAATGCCAATGCAGTCACTTCAGACATACAGACCCAGGTCAAGGAGGAGGCTGAGGATCCCTGTCCACCTATTGTCCCCTCTCCTAGCCCTGGGGATGTGGACATCGCTCAGACTCCTGGGGCCACGGACAACAGTACTCCTGAGGCAAACGCACTCTCCCCAGACCTCCATAGTATCTTCCTCAAGCAGGAGTATCCCTCTCTACCCAGTGTGCCTGAAGAGGAATGTGAACAGGATTCCCCTGACGATGATGAACCATAG
- the zrsr2 gene encoding U2 small nuclear ribonucleoprotein auxiliary factor 35 kDa subunit-related protein 2 isoform X1, producing MVFCKMAASIPSAVSAPSLGQKRRASLKKKERRKRKRQALAKAQIRESGENGDDSPPEQDDDDDDEEERKAEEERRRQDQEWLERERLAQQEFRLRWEREEAARKRQEEEEARIKQEWEAQQRREEEEKEQKQQEKRDREEAVQKMLDQAESQLENGGPWRNPEAPDFGTEQDRANCPFFLKTGACRFGDRCSRKHVHPPSSPTLMIRGMFATFGMDQRSRDDYDTDACLEHSEEEVQQQFVDFYEDVLPEFRTAGKVVQFKVSCNFEPHLRGNVYVQFDKEEQCREGFMMFNGRWYAGKQLQCEFSPVTRWKTAICGLFDRQKCPKGKHCNFLHVYRNPGNEFWEADRDLHMSPDRGGGGTGSFAGGRFSERSNRSSWTERSQSRRGERSRRSRSRESRIAQRRASVQSDRSWTSRTSTRPRSRSRDRDRRDRSRDRRDRDGDRGRSRDRDRRDGSRDRDGSKRGGWKGSPTEASRGRSRSASLGESSKRKRQWSRSPGESSKRQGSRSPGESSKRKRQGSRSPGESSKRKRQGSRSPGESSKRQGSRSPGESSKRQGSRSPGESSKRQGSRSPGRTSKKEKQPADDSSATAPTRHKHSKKSKKKKSKRRKPKKDKKSQSPGGQSSSAESGKESWDEVKPSPNLDVDSSTRTPHDVDNTTQETARVNAILSLMLSEPLDNANAVTSDIQTQVKEEAEDPCPPIVPSPSPGDVDIAQTPGATDNSTPEANALSPDLHSIFLKQEYPSLPSVPEEECEQDSPDDDEP from the exons ATGGTTTTCTGCAAAATGGCAGCATCAATACCTTCTGCGGTGTCCGCACCCTCATTGGG TCAAAAACGCAGGGCATCTTtgaagaagaaagaaagaagaaaacgAAAACGCCAAGCTCTCGCCAAAGCCCAAATCAGAGAATCTGGTG AAAATGGAGATGATTCTCCACCAGAacaagatgatgatgatgatgatgaagaggaaagGAAGGCTGAGGAAGAAAG acGGCGACAAGACCAGGAGTGGCTGGAGAGGGAGAGGCTTGCCCAGCAGGAATTCAGACTCCGGTGGGAGAGGGAAGAAGCTGCAAggaagagacaggaggaagaggag GCGAGGATAAAGCAGGAATGGGAGGcccagcagaggagagaggaagaggagaaggagcagaagcaacaggagaagagagacagagag GAAGCTGTACAGAAAATGTTGGACCAGGCTGAGAGTCAG CTGGAGAATGGGGGTCCCTGGAGAAACCCTGAGGCTCCAGATTTTGGTACGGAGCAAGACCGGGCTAACTGCCCCTTCTTCCTCAAAACTGGAGCCTGCCGCTTTGGCGACAG GTGCTCTCGTAAGCATGTCCACCCCCCGTCCAGCCCTACTCTGATGATCCGGGGGATGTTTGCGACTTTCGGCATGGACCAGAGGTCACGGGACGACTACGATACAGACGCCTGTCTGGAGCACAGCGAGGAGGAGGTGCAACAGCAGTTTGTGGATTTCTACGAGGACGTACTTCCTGAGTTCAGGACTGCTGGCAAGGTGGTGCAGTTTAAG GTCAGCTGCAACTTTGAGCCACATTTGAGAGGAAATGTTTATGTCCAGTTTGACAA AGAGGAGCAGTGCAGAGAGGGCTTCATGATGTTCAATGGAAGATGGTACGCTGGTAAACAGCTCCAGTGTGAGTTCTCTCCTGTCACCAGATGGAAGACTGCTATATGTG GTTTGTTCGACCGACAGAAGTGTCCAAAAGGAAAGCACTGCAACTTCCTGCACGTGTACCGTAACCCTGGAAATGAGTTCTGGGAGGCGGACAGGGACCTGCACATGTCCCCCGACCGGGGAGGAGGGGGTACCGGGTCTTTCGCTGGGGGCCGGTTCTCTGAGAGGAGTAACCGCTCCTCCTGGACCGAGAGGTCACAGAGCCGACGGggggagaggagcaggaggagtagGAGCAGGGAAAGCAGAATAGCCCAAAGGAGAGCCAGTGTTCAGAGTGACAGATCCTGGACCAGTCGTACCAGCACAAGACCCAGGTCGAGGAGTAGGGACAgagataggagagacaggagCAGAGATAGGAGGgacagagatggggacagaggcaggagcagggacagagacaggcgGGATGGGAGTAGAGACCGAGATGGGAGCAAGAGGGGGGGGTGGAAGGGTTCACCCACAGAGGCTAGTAGGGGGAGATCCAGGTCAGCCAGCCTCGGAGAGTCCTCCAAAAGGAAGAGACAGTGGAGCAGGAGCCCTGGAGAGTCCTCTAAGAGACAGGGGAGCAGGAGCCCTGGAGAGTCCTctaagaggaagagacaggggagCAGGAGCCCCGGAGAGTCCTCCAAAAGGAAGAGACAAGGGAGCAGGAGCCCTGGAGAGTCCTCTAAGAGACAGGGGAGCAGGAGCCCTGGAGAGTCCTCTAAGAGACAGGGGAGCAGGAGCCCCGGAGAGTCCTCTAAGAGACAGGGGAGCAGGAGCCCCGGGAGAACATCCAAAAAAGAAAAGCAGCCAGCCGACGACAGCAGCGCCACAGCTCCAACACGCCACAAACACTCCAAAAAAAGCAAAAAGAAGAAGAGCAAGAGGAGGAAACCCAAGAAGGACAAAAAGAGCCAGTCGCCTGGGGGTCAGAGTTCATCTGCAGAGTCAGGGAAGGAGTCTTGGGACGAGGTGAAACCCTCTCCAAACCTTGATGTAGACAGCAGTACACGGACTCCTCATGATGTAGACAACACTACCCAGGAGACTGCTAGGGTAAATGCCATACTTAGTCTCATGTTGTCTGAGCCTCTTGATAATGCCAATGCAGTCACTTCAGACATACAGACCCAGGTCAAGGAGGAGGCTGAGGATCCCTGTCCACCTATTGTCCCCTCTCCTAGCCCTGGGGATGTGGACATCGCTCAGACTCCTGGGGCCACGGACAACAGTACTCCTGAGGCAAACGCACTCTCCCCAGACCTCCATAGTATCTTCCTCAAGCAGGAGTATCCCTCTCTACCCAGTGTGCCTGAAGAGGAATGTGAACAGGATTCCCCTGACGATGATGAACCATAG